The following are from one region of the Synechococcus sp. CBW1108 genome:
- a CDS encoding NAD-dependent epimerase: protein MIRAALVTGAAGFIGAAVCERLLGRGERVVGIDNLNSYYDPALKRARLARLEALAPPGAWRFQQLDLGEVAAIAELFGREKPRLVIHLAAQAGVRYSIENPGAYLESNLVGLGSILEGCRHHGAEHLVYASSSSVYGGNTNLPFAESQPVNHPVSLYAATKKAGELMAHTYSHLYGLPATGLRFFTVYGPWGRPDMAPMLFARAILAGESIRVFNQGRMRRDFTYIDDIVSGVIACADKPATADPGFDTSAPDPATSWAPHRLFNIGNSEPVELLRFIELLEQALGREAIRDLQPMQPGDLEATAADTSLLEAWVGFRPSTPIEVGVERFAHWYRDTYA, encoded by the coding sequence TTGATTCGGGCTGCGCTCGTAACCGGGGCGGCGGGCTTCATCGGCGCCGCGGTCTGCGAGCGGCTGCTGGGGCGGGGCGAGCGGGTGGTGGGGATCGACAACCTCAACAGCTACTACGACCCCGCCTTGAAGCGGGCCCGATTGGCCCGGCTCGAGGCCCTTGCTCCCCCCGGAGCCTGGCGCTTTCAACAGCTTGACCTGGGCGAAGTTGCTGCGATCGCCGAGCTGTTTGGGCGCGAGAAGCCACGCCTGGTGATTCACCTCGCGGCCCAGGCCGGGGTTCGCTACTCCATTGAGAATCCAGGCGCCTACCTGGAGAGCAACCTGGTGGGCCTGGGTTCGATCCTTGAGGGTTGCCGGCACCACGGCGCTGAACACCTGGTGTATGCCTCCAGCAGCTCGGTGTATGGCGGCAACACCAACCTGCCATTTGCCGAAAGCCAGCCGGTCAACCATCCGGTGAGCCTCTACGCCGCCACCAAGAAGGCGGGCGAATTGATGGCCCACACCTACAGCCACCTCTATGGGCTGCCCGCCACCGGCCTGCGCTTCTTCACCGTCTACGGGCCCTGGGGCCGGCCGGACATGGCACCGATGCTGTTCGCCAGGGCGATCCTGGCGGGCGAGTCAATCCGGGTGTTCAACCAGGGCCGCATGCGCCGTGACTTCACCTACATCGACGACATCGTTTCAGGCGTGATCGCCTGCGCAGACAAGCCGGCGACAGCTGATCCTGGCTTCGACACCTCGGCACCCGATCCGGCCACCAGCTGGGCGCCCCACCGGCTGTTCAACATCGGCAATAGCGAACCGGTTGAGTTGTTGCGTTTCATCGAATTGCTTGAGCAGGCCCTGGGCCGTGAGGCCATCCGCGATCTGCAGCCCATGCAGCCGGGCGATCTTGAGGCCACGGCCGCCGACACCTCCCTGCTTGAAGCCTGGGTGGGCTTTCGGCCCTCGACGCCCATCGAAGTGGGGGTGGAGCGCTTTGCCCACTGGTATCGGGACACCTACGCCTGA
- the hisS gene encoding histidine--tRNA ligase, with translation MASLQSLRGMADLLPGQIALWQHVEARAREHFRRSGIAEIRTPLLEVTELFARGIGEATDVVGKEMYTFLDRGERSCTLRPEGTASVVRAAIQHGLLSQGPRRLWYGGPMFRYERPQAGRLRQFHQIGLELLGFADACSDVEAIAIAWDLLAELGVAGLALELNSLGSSEDRARYREQLVAWLEQRRDQLDVDSQARIHTNPLRVLDAKHPDTQALLAEAPSLASALSDASQARFAAVQQALTALGIPFVLNPRLVRGLDYYGHTAFEITSSQLGAQATVCGGGRYDGLVQQLGGPATPAIGWALGMERLVLLLSQTERPAAALDLYVVSRGEAAATAALALARLCRQAGLAVERDASGSAFAKQFKRADRSGARWAAVIGEQEAADGLVGLQDLRASEPAGDRRLGPVELVEALQAARGRP, from the coding sequence TTGGCGTCGCTCCAGAGCCTGCGTGGCATGGCCGACCTGTTGCCGGGGCAGATCGCCCTTTGGCAGCACGTGGAGGCTAGGGCTCGGGAGCATTTTCGCCGCTCGGGGATCGCGGAGATCCGCACCCCCTTGCTGGAGGTCACCGAGCTGTTTGCCCGCGGCATCGGCGAAGCCACCGATGTGGTGGGAAAGGAGATGTATACGTTTCTGGATCGGGGGGAGCGCAGCTGCACCCTGCGCCCGGAGGGCACCGCTTCGGTGGTGCGGGCGGCGATCCAGCACGGCCTGCTGAGCCAGGGCCCCCGGCGCCTCTGGTATGGGGGCCCGATGTTTCGCTATGAGCGTCCCCAGGCCGGCCGGCTGCGCCAGTTCCACCAGATCGGGCTGGAGCTGCTGGGTTTTGCCGATGCCTGCAGCGATGTGGAGGCGATCGCCATCGCCTGGGATCTGCTGGCCGAGCTGGGCGTCGCTGGCCTGGCCCTGGAGCTCAATTCCCTCGGCAGCAGCGAGGATCGGGCCCGCTACCGCGAGCAGCTGGTGGCCTGGCTGGAGCAGCGGCGCGACCAGCTGGATGTCGATTCCCAGGCCCGCATCCACACCAATCCCCTGCGGGTGCTTGATGCCAAGCATCCAGACACCCAGGCCCTGCTGGCGGAGGCCCCCAGCCTGGCTTCTGCTCTGAGTGACGCGAGTCAGGCCCGCTTTGCTGCCGTGCAGCAAGCCCTTACGGCCCTGGGCATTCCGTTTGTGCTCAACCCCCGCTTGGTGCGGGGCCTGGATTATTACGGCCACACCGCCTTCGAGATCACCAGCAGCCAGCTGGGTGCCCAGGCCACGGTGTGTGGCGGCGGTCGCTACGACGGCCTGGTGCAGCAGCTGGGCGGGCCGGCGACCCCGGCGATCGGTTGGGCCCTGGGGATGGAGCGGCTGGTATTGCTGCTCAGCCAGACCGAGCGCCCCGCTGCGGCTTTGGATCTCTATGTGGTGAGTCGGGGCGAGGCGGCGGCGACGGCGGCGCTGGCCTTGGCAAGGCTTTGCCGTCAGGCGGGTCTGGCGGTGGAAAGGGATGCCAGTGGCTCGGCCTTCGCGAAGCAGTTCAAGCGGGCCGATCGCTCCGGGGCCCGTTGGGCGGCGGTGATCGGCGAGCAGGAGGCGGCTGATGGCCTGGTCGGGCTCCAGGATCTGCGCGCCAGCGAGCCCGCTGGCGATCGGCGACTGGGTCCCGTGGAGCTGGTTGAGGCCTTGCAGGCCGCCCGGGGGAGGCCATGA
- a CDS encoding LpxI family protein, with product MGDPSLAIIAGEGVLPRMLSEALSRAGRAHIACYPHGLEVEVPAAEEFFFERSIAFIKSLQQRGINQIVMVGKFVRPRSLNLLRFEGSTLMAAPRILGSLRNGDDASLRALAQIIEEYGLKVVGIEDVAPNLLPEPGLYASRVPSELDRADVERAAYIVEAISQVDVGQGAVVAKGLCLATEALPGTDAMLEWVAATRTERPESGRSGVLYKAPKLNQDRRMDLPGIGPTTVAKAAAAGLAGIAWEARSALLLDAEQTMADAERLGLFLWSREPQAL from the coding sequence ATGGGTGATCCGTCCCTCGCGATCATTGCTGGTGAAGGGGTGCTGCCGAGGATGCTCTCGGAGGCCCTCTCCCGGGCAGGCCGTGCCCACATCGCCTGCTATCCCCATGGGCTTGAGGTGGAAGTGCCGGCGGCTGAGGAGTTCTTTTTTGAACGCTCGATCGCCTTCATCAAGTCGCTGCAGCAGCGGGGTATCAACCAGATCGTGATGGTGGGCAAGTTTGTGCGTCCCCGTTCACTCAACTTGCTGCGCTTTGAGGGCTCCACCTTGATGGCCGCCCCGCGGATTCTGGGTTCGCTGCGCAATGGCGACGATGCTTCCCTGCGGGCCTTGGCCCAGATCATCGAGGAGTACGGCCTCAAGGTGGTGGGCATCGAAGACGTGGCACCCAACCTGTTGCCAGAGCCTGGCCTCTACGCCAGCAGGGTGCCGAGTGAGCTGGATCGGGCCGATGTGGAGCGGGCCGCCTACATCGTTGAAGCCATCTCCCAGGTGGATGTGGGCCAGGGGGCGGTGGTGGCCAAGGGGCTGTGCCTGGCCACCGAAGCCCTGCCCGGCACCGACGCCATGCTCGAGTGGGTTGCCGCTACGCGTACGGAGCGGCCCGAATCCGGCCGCTCCGGGGTGCTCTATAAGGCCCCCAAGCTCAACCAAGACCGGCGCATGGATCTGCCCGGCATCGGCCCCACCACCGTGGCCAAGGCTGCCGCAGCTGGCCTTGCCGGCATCGCCTGGGAGGCCCGCAGTGCCCTGCTGCTGGACGCGGAGCAGACGATGGCGGATGCGGAGCGGTTGGGGCTGTTTTTGTGGTCGCGGGAGCCTCAGGCGCTCTGA
- a CDS encoding UDP-glucuronic acid decarboxylase family protein, translating into MPASITRNLITGGAGFVGSHLVDRLMQAGEEVICLDNYFTGRKSNIAEWIGHPRFELIRHDVTEPIQLEVDRIWHLACPASPVHYQFNPIKTAKTSFLGTYNMLGLARRVGARLLMASTSEIYGDPEVHPQPESYRGCVNTIGIRSCYDEGKRIAETLCFDYQRMHGTEIRVMRIFNTYGPRMLPDDGRVVSNFIVQALRGEPLTLYGDGSQTRSFCYVADLVEGMIRLMNCSHTGPMNIGNPGEFTIRQLAELVRAKINSELPLIEKPLPADDPLQRQPVIDLAKQELGWQPEVPLEQGLEPTIAYFREVLAP; encoded by the coding sequence ATGCCTGCTTCAATCACCCGCAACCTGATCACCGGGGGAGCTGGCTTCGTCGGCTCCCATTTAGTGGATCGGCTGATGCAGGCCGGCGAGGAGGTCATCTGCCTTGACAACTACTTCACCGGCCGCAAATCAAATATTGCCGAGTGGATCGGCCACCCCCGCTTTGAGCTGATTCGCCACGACGTCACCGAGCCGATCCAGCTGGAAGTTGACCGGATCTGGCACCTGGCCTGCCCGGCTTCCCCCGTGCATTACCAGTTCAACCCGATCAAGACCGCAAAAACCAGCTTCCTGGGCACCTACAACATGCTGGGTCTGGCCAGGCGCGTGGGTGCCCGGCTGCTGATGGCCTCCACCAGTGAGATCTACGGCGACCCCGAGGTGCACCCCCAGCCTGAGAGCTACCGGGGCTGCGTCAACACCATCGGCATCCGCAGCTGCTACGACGAAGGCAAGCGCATCGCCGAAACCCTCTGCTTCGACTACCAGCGCATGCACGGCACGGAGATCCGCGTGATGCGCATCTTCAACACCTACGGGCCGCGCATGTTGCCCGATGACGGCCGGGTGGTGAGCAATTTCATCGTGCAGGCGTTGCGGGGAGAGCCCCTCACCCTCTACGGCGACGGCAGTCAGACCCGCTCCTTCTGCTACGTGGCCGATCTGGTGGAGGGCATGATCCGGCTGATGAACTGCAGCCACACCGGTCCGATGAACATCGGCAATCCCGGCGAGTTCACGATCCGCCAGCTGGCAGAGCTGGTGCGCGCCAAGATCAATTCCGAGTTGCCGTTGATCGAGAAGCCCCTGCCGGCGGATGATCCCCTGCAGCGCCAGCCGGTGATCGACCTGGCTAAGCAGGAGCTGGGTTGGCAGCCTGAGGTGCCGCTGGAGCAGGGTCTGGAGCCCACAATCGCCTACTTCCGCGAGGTCCTGGCTCCTTGA
- a CDS encoding carbon-nitrogen hydrolase, with protein MSVLVAALVQQAWAGNREAMVAATGRAIRQAAGQGAQLVVCQELHTSAYFCQQELVGRHDLAEPIPGPSSDHFGALAKELAIVLVISLFERRAPGLSHNTAVVLERDGSIAGIYRKMHIPDDPGFYEKFYFTPGDLGFKPISTSVGRLGVLVCWDQWFPEAARLMALAGADLLLYPTAIGWSSNDSPAEQARQREAWITVQRGHAIANGLPVLVANRCGHELDPEASSEVATAPGSAGLQFWGSSFAAGPQGELLAQAGVAEEAVLLVDLDLDRSEAVRRWWPFLRDRRIDAYGELLKRWRT; from the coding sequence GTGAGCGTCCTGGTGGCTGCGCTGGTGCAACAGGCCTGGGCCGGCAACCGCGAGGCAATGGTGGCGGCCACCGGCCGCGCCATCCGCCAGGCCGCCGGCCAGGGGGCCCAATTGGTGGTGTGCCAGGAGCTCCACACCAGCGCCTACTTCTGCCAACAGGAGCTGGTTGGCCGCCATGACCTGGCCGAACCCATCCCGGGCCCCTCCAGCGACCATTTCGGGGCCCTGGCCAAGGAACTGGCCATCGTGCTGGTGATCAGCCTGTTTGAACGTCGGGCGCCCGGGCTCTCCCACAACACAGCCGTGGTGCTCGAGCGCGATGGCTCGATCGCCGGCATCTACCGCAAGATGCATATCCCGGATGATCCGGGCTTCTACGAGAAGTTCTATTTCACCCCGGGGGACCTGGGTTTTAAGCCGATTTCCACCAGTGTGGGTCGGCTGGGAGTGCTGGTCTGCTGGGACCAGTGGTTCCCTGAGGCGGCGCGGCTGATGGCCCTGGCCGGCGCCGATCTGCTGCTCTATCCCACTGCTATTGGCTGGAGCTCAAACGACAGCCCAGCAGAGCAGGCCCGGCAGCGGGAGGCCTGGATCACCGTGCAACGGGGCCACGCCATTGCCAATGGCCTGCCGGTGCTGGTGGCCAACCGTTGCGGTCACGAGCTGGACCCCGAGGCGAGTTCGGAGGTTGCAACGGCGCCCGGCTCGGCAGGGCTGCAGTTTTGGGGAAGCAGCTTTGCTGCCGGACCCCAGGGGGAACTGCTGGCCCAGGCGGGCGTGGCAGAGGAGGCCGTGCTGCTGGTGGATCTGGACCTGGACCGCAGTGAAGCGGTACGCCGCTGGTGGCCCTTTCTGCGCGACCGGCGCATCGATGCCTATGGCGAGCTGCTCAAGCGCTGGCGTACCTAG
- the hisB gene encoding imidazoleglycerol-phosphate dehydratase HisB produces MRTGTIHRVTGETDVRVTLGLDGSGRCTVNTGVAFLDHMLHQLASHGLIDLEISAKGDTHIDDHHTNEDVGIAVGQALAQALGERRGIHRFGHFVAPLDEALVQVALDCSGRPHLSYDLQIPAQKIGSYDTELVKEFFVAVANNAGLTLHIRQLAGVNSHHIVEACFKAFARALRLAVEVDPRRAGAVPSSKGVLEQAGA; encoded by the coding sequence ATGCGCACCGGAACCATCCACCGCGTCACCGGCGAAACCGATGTACGCGTGACCCTGGGGCTCGACGGCAGCGGCCGCTGCACGGTGAACACCGGCGTGGCGTTTCTCGACCACATGCTCCACCAGCTGGCCAGCCACGGCCTGATCGACCTGGAGATAAGCGCCAAGGGCGACACCCACATCGACGACCACCACACCAACGAAGACGTGGGTATCGCCGTGGGCCAGGCCCTGGCCCAGGCCCTGGGCGAGCGGCGGGGCATCCACCGCTTCGGCCACTTCGTGGCACCCCTGGATGAGGCCTTGGTGCAGGTGGCGCTGGATTGCAGCGGCCGGCCCCACCTCAGCTACGACCTGCAGATCCCGGCCCAGAAGATCGGCAGCTACGACACCGAACTGGTGAAGGAGTTCTTCGTGGCGGTGGCCAACAACGCCGGCCTCACCCTGCACATTCGCCAGCTGGCGGGGGTGAACTCCCACCACATCGTGGAGGCCTGCTTCAAGGCGTTTGCGCGGGCCCTGCGCCTGGCGGTGGAAGTGGATCCCCGCCGCGCTGGTGCCGTGCCGAGCAGCAAAGGCGTGCTGGAGCAGGCGGGAGCCTGA